TTCTTTCACTGCGCACGACACTGCCTTACTAAGTACACTTGCACACACCTCACTTCTAGACACCTACACACACTAGCTCTTGACTCTATTTCACTCTACACACTTGCTATCTATGGCACACACTTCACCACCTCATACAACGTCACACATCTCTCACTTGATGCTTTATGGCACTCACTTCACTTCACACACCTCTCACTAGTCTCACACACTACACCTTCACATACCACCACATCTATTTATACTAGGTGTATGTTGGTTAGGAAACCAACTTGAAGCTCCTAGCATCTTCCTTTTTATTGGCATTAAATGAATGCCATTCTCCAACCTTCTAGACTATTCTATAAACATGTGGTTGAGTTTTACTTCTACATAGAAGTCTCTACAGAACTAAAGAGAGACATCTCATAGAGAAACTCGGAATGCAAGAGAATGTTCTAGAGAATGTGTGAGATGTTCTAGGAGTTTCTAGAGAAAAGAGAGTTAGTGTTGATTTCTaatactccccctcaacactAACTCTCTCCCAATTTTGCCATTGTCGTCATACCATTCCCTCGGCGCTTGTTTCAACCCGTAAAGTGTTCTTCATAGCTTGCAGACATTGTTTGGTTGGGCTTTACCCTCAAATCTCATTGGCTGCTCCATGTAAACTTCTCAATCCAACTCTCCATGCAGGAAAGCATTCTTTACATCATCTATTTGCCATAACTTCCAAGATTTAATGGGTTTCATATCCTTGGGCTTTGGCACCTACTTTAATGCGTGAATCTCTTCTTTAATTCTTGGTCAATCCTCTTCTAGTGTCCTATGGTGAACACTAGTTTGCCAAGGATGGGTTACCTCTCTAGACTCTGGCTTACCTTCATCCTCAAAAGATTGTAACTCATCAGTTACTGTGAACTGATCTTTCCTAGATTGCTCCCCCATGTTGTCAGGCATTTTCTCTTCAATTTCCTTTAAGACTGTTAGCATTGCTTCCTCTTCCACTGCTTCTTCAGCTGGTTCTATCATAGCTAGACACGATTCAGCAGCCCATTCTTCTTCACTATCATCTTCTAGGTTGCTTAACATCGCTGTATTTCCTTGAGCTGTTCTCCACTTGAATCGATAATCTCGTGCAAAGTGGCCCATTTTTCCACACTTGAAACACTTGACATTACGGCTTTTGGGACTAGTGGATCGTCGATCATTATTGTCGTGACTTCCTCGAGCTCCTCCATCTTGAAAGATCTCTTTATCTTCTCTATCTTCATTATTTCTATTCTTAGAACCTGCATTAAATCTTTTCTTGGGTTTGTCTTTATAGTGACCGTTAAAGAGTGCCTCCTCGTCACTCTTTAGTGAGACCCCAACCATTTGCTTGACCAATGCTTCTTGGTCAGCTAGCAAATTTTCCAATTCTGCTAATGATGGTTGGACATGCCAACCTTGAATGGCAGCTACAAAACTTCTCTATTCGGGTCTCAACCCATGAATTATTATCTTTCTCATTCTTGAATCAGAAATGTTTGATGTAGGATCTAACTCAGAGATTTCGCAACAGAGAAACTTTACCTTGGTGAAGTATTGCGTGATTGTCATATCTCATTGTGCCACTGACATTAGCTCATTCTCAAGCAATTGTAGCCTTACATCATTCTTCTTTGAAAATAGTGTTGAAAAGGTGTCCCATGCAGCCTTTGGTGCGTTTACATGCCTGATGTGCTCCAACATCTCTTCCTCGATGCTTGTCTTGATTGCAAACAAAGCCTTCCCGGCTTTAATCTTCCACTTTAGCAAAGCTTTGGCATTTTCAGGAGGTGTGGTTTCACCACCAACCACGATCTCCCACAGATCTTGCCCCTGCAAGTATGACTACATACAAGTCGACCATCTGTTGTAATTCTGGTTTTTGAGCCTTCTAATGCTACCAACAACTTAGAGGTCTGCTATCACAACTTGGTGAAATCTTTCGCTCTTCCAAATAAGCTTGGTCCCAGACCACGAACTTCACAGTCCCAGACTATACACGAGCATAATGAACACCTCCAAAAATACTGTCCTAGACATCACAAACACGGTCCCTGACCGCCTCGCTCTGATACGAGATTGTTGAGTTAGCAGAAGCTCTGACACTAGATTGTTGAACAAAAGACTGAACAAGGagcttttatttaaaacttgacTCTTTGAATTACAACACTTTACAAGCATTGATGCTTTGACTCACTAACACTAGTGCACATGCAGTACCTTTCTTTCACTGTGCACAACATTGCCTCACTAAGTACACTCGCACACACCTCACTTCTAGACACCTACACACACTAGCTCTTGACTCTATTTCACTCTACACACTTGCTATCTATGGCACACACTTCACCACCTCATACAACTTCACACATCTCTCACTTGATGCTTTATGACACTCACTTCACTTCACACACCTCTCACTAGTCTCACACACTACACTTTCACATACCACCACATCTATTTATAATAGGTGTATGTTGGTTAGGAAACCAACTTGAAACTTCTAGCATCTTCCTTTTTATTGGCATTAAATGAATGCCATTCTCCAACCTTCTAGACTATTCTATAAACATGTGGTTGAGTTTTAATTCTACATAGAAGTCCCTAGAGAACTAAAGAGAGACATCTCATAGAGAAACCCGAAATGCAAGAGAATGTTCTAGAGAATGTGTGAGATGTTCTAGGAGTTTCTAGAGACAAGAGAGTTAGTGTTGATTTCTAACATTGTCTGTGTGGTTGTGGGAATGGGTGGGACAATGGGAGTATCTCTCTCGAATTAAAAGTATTGTATTGTTAGAAAAAGTTACACACCttacccatttttttttaaaaaaatatacacatactaaacacataattttttttttcacatttgaaaatatgttaTTAGAAAAATGGtatcaaacacatttttttgcattatgagtattttaaacacatattttcacaacattttttaaactatagttttcacatcattttgaaCATCAGTACTTGAACTCCAGTACTCCATTACCAAACAGACACTAAGTCACGCAGATTTGCACACACACCTCAAAACGATAGAACTTATGACTTGAAATCACGATTTTAAAGTTTGAAGGCATAACTTCAGTTAGTTATAAGTTTTGTTATTTAAGGTTATATGCAAAACTGTGTGGATTGGAATGTGTATAATAAATATCACTCAAAAGATAAAAGGTAATGTTTGTTATACACCATGTTACACACACCGTTACACaaccattttttaaactaaaatcatgagttaaaaacatgatttcactTTTAAAAATGTGTGTGCAAACAgagtatatgtatataaatttttatccAAAGACTTAACCGCAAAGATGCACGCATCTTGGGAGAGTACTGAGGTAGATGACACAGTTGAGACTGTGAGAGGAGGTTTGTCCAAGAGTCCACCCTCTCACAGGGGTACGGACTTAATAATTTCTCCTttgaaagagttattaatttatttttatatgtttttatagGAAAGACAATAATCAATGCCACTTTGATGatctaacatattttttatttgctccTTTTAGATTTGCTTCTACAGTTCAAAGTGAATACTAGACTAGATACAGTGCCAACAAAGGGTATCATTGGTTTTagggattttcaattttttactcTAGTAAACAAAAAGTGCAAAATGTATTAAATTGAAAACGCATGTCATGAAACTCGAAAGAAGTGCCAAACATCTCAGTTTTTTGCAAACTGCATTTCACTTCCTAATAATAAGCTATGAAATGCATTTTGAGTAGAGATGCCAAATATGAGTATGCACTTGTCATTTATGTGTTATATCTCAAAAGaattagtcacaattgagatttcttatagttgttaataaaatcTTAGATCAACCCAGTATTTGCCTGATGTGAAACTCATCAAACGCACCCACACAACACAAATATGGGACATACATTTACATTCCTTACATGCCTAGTGCCATATGTCTTACATTagaattattccattttttttctccttaagCTTTGCATGTATATCCAATAGTGTCCATAGCTCATCCTTTACAATGTGTTTGAAAGTTTGGCGATAGATGAGACttggagataaaaataaataatttgtcaAAATTGTCCTTATGACttcaattatatatttctttaaattgaacaaaaaatcataattttcaatttatatgatgtcttatcattttctctcagtaccattttattttgtaaaataaccAAATTTGATGAAGGGATTATCTATTACTCTTATcctacttaaatttaaaaacatccaaagaAGGGGAAGGATTACCATTTCACTCCACTCTCCTTCCTTTTGTTCTCATACTCTCAATTCTCATCtatttccaaaatttcaaacaaattgTAAAGGATGAGCTCTGGATATAAAACAACTGGATATATGTACAAAGCctaaggagaaaagaaaaagggaataaTCATAATGTGAGAGATATGGCACTTGGCATGTAAGAAATCTAACTATATTTAAGATTCCacattaaaaatacaaattttctttccatttagGAAGTGGAATGCAGTTTGCAAAACATTGAGAACAAGCTCAAACCATTGCCATTCTAGAGCTCAAGCTTAGAGAAGGCAAAATAGAGCTATCAACGTCATTGAACCAAAGGCGGAGAGGTCATATTTTAATCTCCTTTGTTACGACCTCCTTAGCCATGAACTACACCCTTTTTTCCCACGTGGGGCTATGGtgacaaaagagagaaatatggAAAGTAAATGTCAAAGATATTTTATGGTTATGCGTAGAGGGGTTTCCAAGACCTTCTAACAAGCATATATAAGCTTTGATTTTTCTCACAAACATTCTGATAATCTAATATTATTGTTCAATAGGCTTTTATAGAATCCTCATATGCTTATCAAATAACAACTAAGCAAGTAAGATAatctaataaatcaaattacaATTCTAATGGGTCACATTGTTGGCTGCCATCTTTAAATTATCTCATGCAATCCCATACAGTTCATAATAGGATTTACCAGTTGGTTTAACCATGATTTTTCTGGCACAGTTGTTTTCGAGTTCCTACTCCCTGAGCTCCTGTTCTTGTTCCTTCTCCTAGGGTCCCTTCTGTTACTACTCCCAGAGTTCCTTCTGTTAGTCTCTTCCTCCCCTTCGTCATCTTTGTCATTAGTCTCTTCCTTCGCTTGGTCACCAGTGTCATTAGTCTCTTCCTTCCCTTGGTCATCAATATTGACATTATCCTCTTTCGGCCCTTGGTCACCATCCCTAAAAATTCCTGGGAACTTGCTATCCAAAAAATCTTGCGATATGAAAAGCAGAGCTAATCCTATTGAAACTATCTTCAAAAACGGCTTTCTAGTTACAGACCCTAATTTATCAAAGGGCAAAATTGGGTTTTCAATCAAAATGGttgggcaatttggtaattgaaGAGAGCTTCTCAACGGTAACATTTATCAATGCGCGTTAGCTTTTGCAAAAGCTCGCCAGAGCTGTGTTGTGTCAAAGTCACGTTTGTTCACATTTCAAAAAGCCACGTTTTAGAAAAAGCAGGATGTTTGAGTCTTACCAAACGGGTAGATTGAAAAAGTGGTTTGAAAAAGCACTTTTTGCACTTCAAAAGTGCAAACAAACGGGCACAAAGTAGGGCTCCCACTTTCATCCTTACTAAGGCTACTAAGCTAGCATTTGTTACAACCCCCTCTGCCGCGAGCTGCACTGTTCTTCCCACGTGGGGAGATGGtgacaaaagagagaaatatggAAAGCAAGTAAACGTCAAAGAAGAAATTCCATAAGCTTGATTTTTCTCATATACATTTTGATAATAATCTATTATAATTGTCCATAGGCTTTTACATATGCCTTACATCAGGGACGAACCCAGGATTTCaagctgggggggggggggccggagataaacgaaaaaaaaaaattcaaatacacaTCCATATAGTCACTGGCGGAGCCAAGAAATTTTCTTAGGAGGAGCAAGTTAGTTATGCCTACATTATGTTAATAGGTTAAGCCTATTTTGgctcaaaatgcaaaacactCAAGTTAATTTGGCCCAAATTGTGGccaaaattaaattactttatttcatAAACTAACTTTAAGTAAACTTGTGCCTACATTTTTTTCACTGTACTAAATTTTTTGTACATAGGTTAATAGGTTTGAACTTACCTTTTTACATTTTAGAGCTTTTCTAAGGAGTTACATCTAATGTTTCAGCATTTAggataaaaaattgattaataggtatgaaattttgaagatttatacaataatttttgttaaaaaaagtgtGAACAATGAAGTGCAAATTACTATTTAAGTGCAATTAGatcaaatcaaacaattaaacaattatttgtcctactattatcatatataaatagataatctaatattctaatataaaccacattattacatattatattattattattattattattattaattgtagTGTACTGTGTAAAGAACATTAAATCACCGAAACAAAAGTAATATAccttattataaataaaaaaataaagaaagacaaaagtaTTATATGTGAAATGCTGTACAGTTGTACAGCACTTCATTACTCAGTCTAGAAGCTTTCTAGTCGGTCAAAGTAAACTGCTTCAACGGTTTTGGAGTCTTGCTGtgctgggttttcttttcttttcttttttacattttatttttttaaggttttcatGGCTTTTGAAAACTACTGGGCTGGCCGACTGGGGGGGCCTGAGCTAAAAACCAAGGGGGGCCCAAGCTAAAAACCAAGGGGCCCAAgccttttttttgaaaattttacctactaatttttttttttttggacccagcgggggcccgggcccccttTGGCCCCTTCCTGGGTCCGTCCCTGCCTTACATGCTTGAAAACGTAACTCAACAATGAGATAAAGCTGAGGTGAACTAAAACAAATGATAAGCTAAGATAAAGCTGAGGTGAACTAACATGGATAAAGTCTATCCTAACACGTAACAACTAAGCAACTAAAGATAGCACCTAATAAATCAAAGAGTGGTGTTGGTTCAACCATGATTTTTCTGGAACAGTTGTTCGAGTTCCTACTCCAAGAATTCTTCTTCCTGTTTCTACTCCTAGAGTTCCCGTTACTTTCAGCCGAAGGACTGGTGAATTTTTGTTCAATCTTGATTTGGAGATTTGAATTGATAAGAGGTAGAGGTAGAGGTAGCTGTATCCTCATCTGCAACAGAGGTTGGTTTAGAGTTGGAGTCTGCAATATTATCCTTTAAACCTGGGGGCTGCTTAGTGAAAACTCCTTTGAGCCGAAAAGCAAAGTTAGTTAATCCAGATGAAGCTTTTTTCAAACCGGTTAAGAAATGCTTCTTAACGTCCAGCTGCTTTATCTGTTTATACAAAGCATACAATTCATTCATTATCTGTGGTAAAATTCCCACTAGGACAAGTATAAGCATGAGAACTCCAAGTTTAGGCTTATCCTTGTCTGACAATTTCTCCTCTGGGAGAACTAATGAAATAGCAAATATACATGCTTCACTGGAAACTGATATGATCTCAAACAGCTGAATGTTTATCTTAACATATGGCTTCCCGAGAACAAGGAAGAAGAGCTGAAAACAACTGATGCATAAAGAGATTATGGTAGGAATCTTAGAAGAAGAGTTGCCCACGTAGACACTACCCACAATCGCTAGCAAAACACGTTTCACGGAATCAAGCAATAGGTAGTATATTCTGAGTTCTCCACATAGCTTTTGGATAACAGACTCAAGCAATATGTAGTATATTCTGAGTTTTCCAACCAGCTTTTGGATAAAAGGTGCTTCTGCATCTTCAGTTTTGTCATCTGCACCTTGTGATTGGGAACTGCCCCCAGAAATCTGTGAGAGCTTGGACTTTGGAGGGCCTCTAAATTCTTTAAATAGAGGCTCTAAAATGGTTAGATAATTTGAATTCTGTGGGTTTTTCGATGTCCACTCGCCTCCCTTACCAGAAACCAAAAATACCCGGACTATTTTTTGATACCAGTGGAAACCCCGACCCTCTTGATGAACTTCCTTGTATTGAAGTAGCTTTGCAAATGAAATACCCATAGAGAGGAACAAGAGCAAGGCCAGCAGTAGAATACACACGACACCCAGAAGCAGAACGCCAACAGCAGTCCCCAATGCCGTTCTTCCTTAATTCACAAAAGTGAGAAATGATTAAGCCACATAGTTCTGTGCTTGAAGTTCTTAGCATTAAAACCAATGACAAAAGAGCATGTAAATGTGCAAAAAATTGTGAATCTTGGTTCTAGATACACATTCGCATAACTCTGATATGATGCAGTCAGATAACTATGCAATGATGGTTGTCACGCACAGAGAAGTGAATTGAGTTAACGTCCAAACAGTGTGAAACATCAGCTTCATTGCAGTTCTCAAATATGTGAAGAGATGGGACCGTAGACCAGTTCTGGTGCCAAGCTATATGAtaattattaagtccataagACATACATGAACAAGACAGGAACATAGTCACAATTCCATTACATATTTGGAAAGTAGAGTAGAAAAGATTActtcataggaaaaaaaaaaaaaaaaaaaaaaaaaactcattctaTGGCATATTATTATGAGAATTATCTATCttttcgtaaaaaaaaaaaatgacaattagAAAATTCGTTGATTAAAGAATTCAATATAATTAAGTAGAGAGCTGAAAGATACTAATATGGGgtttgcaattaaaaaaaaagaaaagacaagcaACATAATTATCTTTTGTGGGGAAGGAAACAAACTGTCAAGTTACCTCTAATTAGACCAGCAGAGGACTTAGAAATAGCAGGTAGCGCAAGATTTACCATGACTATTTCAAATCTTGAGAATGTATGTACTCCATaatccttcttcttcaattttagGAAGAGAAGGAGTAAAGCATGCAGGTTTATCAAACCGCCACCAATTATGGCTAACCAGAACATGCTTCTACTAAAATCCCTCCACCTACAAGAAACAAAATCTAGTAAGATATTACATTGATAAATAAACGAGTCTGTCTGTGGcactccaaaatccaaattatgAATTCACATGAATAACAGTAAACTAAGTATCAAGTTTGTCCTTTTGGTTTGATCAATAATTTGCAAAAATTCAAAGCATGAatagcttcaattttttttgtagaacCTATAGAAAATTATACATTTAAATAACTagcaaatatttaaattaaatttaaaaggtttttttattataaaaaattgtggCTTTCATAGTTTTTCTgctttatattaaatattttcaagcccaaaaataaaataaaataaatctgtattgaatattttttccatttgttttgtCCTTAAAATCAATATTCAAGTTCATGTAATAAATAGAAGTAAGAGTCCCGTAACTTACCCATGTAAAATACTTGGATCAAGAGTAGAATTAAGATGTGGTGTCTGCAGGTGTACAATGTATTCtatcaaaaaatttacttattatGAGATTAAAGAATTCAAAAACAAGTCGTAGATAAAGTAGAGGTTTCAGACCTCAAGTAGTGATTGAAAATCCTTCGAAACCATTGAAGCTATGGGCCCACTATTGGAACTTGGTGTTGGCTGCTTACTCCGAAAGATTCCCGAATAATGAATTTCAGACGTGTGTAATGGCAGAGAGACTCGAGTTCTCCATGACCAGACGGGTGTGCGCAGTTTCCCTTTCCCATGGAACACTTAAGTAGGGAATGCTCCATTGCAAACCCCTTGTCAATTCATAATACTCCACTGGCAGTCTCACTGCCAACCATCCAGATAATGCAATAACCTGAAGATGGCATGCAATTCTCTGTatgaaagagaaaaggaaaaatgctgGTTAGTTCTACTAGAATGATGCAGTTCATAAGGTTTGATAAGTTATTTATCAGATACTTCAAGTGACAGTAGGTTACCCTAATCTATCTACCAAGGTTTGATAAGTTCTACTCTTTATGCCGATAATGTAATAAAACCCCAGCCCACAAAATCCCACTTTGAAGAGGTCAATCCTAGTTTTCCATCTTTGGAAGAAGTGCCAATAGGTTCCACAGGCTTCACAGTTGGGCCATTGGTTCAAGAAGTCAGACAACatggtcaaaactcaaaaggctCAAAACCATCCAAAATATTTAGAGAATTCagttatatattaaattatatgtataaaaatcaAGGAAAATTATTCTAGGTGTATTAATTTTTATCGGATCCAGAGGAAGAGGGTTAATTTGTTTCACAgtatttctaattatttttaattatttgattgaTTGTCAAGAGGCTACATATAAATGACCTGCTAGGTACAGTTTGATTGACTTCTAGTTCAAACCTTGGAAAATACTGGATCAGccacagagaaaaaaaaaataagcaaatcaaTTTGTACATAAGAAAAATCTTGTTTTACCATAAATGAAATGCTTTGCAGAGACATAAGGTATCCCGAGAAAGTTAAAGGTGCACATCGACATGCTATCAGAACTTTTTTTGAGGTCATGATTGtttttcatcatttaaaaattttgttttaaaagctCACCAGTATAAATACTAGAGATAGTTTAGAccctaatttttaaattacagCTAGATTGCTTCTACTTTACTTTAAACAATGCGGAATAAGAGTAATAAATGCGCAATCAACTGGGACTACTAACTAGTGCATGGATATACATAATTAACAATTAAGTAAAAAGCACAAGTAGTAAGGAAAGAGAgaagcaaacacaagataacactgtGATGTGCTattgaagagaaaaccgaaaaaaacaatgcaaaaacCTCCGTGGCCCTTACAAGCCGAATCGATCCATTAGTAAATCAATTGGAGTACAAGGATAACAAATAGACCCCCTAAACCTAGACTACCCTCTGTACTTTGACCCTCCAAGTCCTAGCTACTAATAGGTTTCGCCAAGCCTTGTTTTCACTAGCTTTCCAAATCTTGCAATTGTCACCAATTGCTTCCATCAAAGATTGGCATGAACCCAATGCTTCCCAATTGCTCCAAATCAACTCACAACACTCTGTATAGATGTGGTTtgtgtttgggctaagaacctctTAAGAGATATAgaattagagagagaagagagtgaagaaaactaagagaaatgtgtagatgattgttaggctacaatctctaactctcaaatgGATTTTAGGGCTTTTCCTTTGAAACTCTTCTTACAATTTCATAAGTATGGGTAAATAAATGAGGGAAACAAACATAAATAGCTAGCCGTGCATCTCGTGGGTCAAGTCGCAAGTTGGCCAAGTCACGAGGCACTTGCGAAATGCCTTTGACACTTGAGTCGTTTGAACTTTCAacatgtgctcctcacatgACCTTTCGCAGGTTGCACCAATCGCGAAATCCCCTGCTTCATAGTTCTTTATCAATTTGCACATGCAACCCATTACatttaatcccaaaaaaataaaggtaaatgattgaataaattataatcaaatttgacacaaaattaaagccaacagacat
The Quercus lobata isolate SW786 chromosome 10, ValleyOak3.0 Primary Assembly, whole genome shotgun sequence DNA segment above includes these coding regions:
- the LOC115962485 gene encoding uncharacterized protein LOC115962485, producing the protein MVSKDFQSLLETPHLNSTLDPSILHGWRDFSRSMFWLAIIGGGLINLHALLLLFLKLKKKDYGVHTFSRFEIVMVNLALPAISKSSAGLIRGRTALGTAVGVLLLGVVCILLLALLLFLSMGISFAKLLQYKEVHQEGRGFHWYQKIVRVFLVSGKGGEWTSKNPQNSNYLTILEPLFKEFRGPPKSKLSQISGGSSQSQGADDKTEDAEAPFIQKLVGKLRIYYILLESVIQKLCGELRIYYLLLDSVKRVLLAIVGSVYVGNSSSKIPTIISLCISCFQLFFLVLGKPYVKINIQLFEIISVSSEACIFAISLVLPEEKLSDKDKPKLGVLMLILVLVGILPQIMNELYALYKQIKQLDVKKHFLTGLKKASSGLTNFAFRLKGVFTKQPPGLKDNIADSNSKPTSVADEDTATSTSTSYQFKSPNQD